One Longimicrobium terrae genomic region harbors:
- a CDS encoding HipA family kinase, producing the protein MTELPVYTATRYVQPLREGGTLPAVVDTHGGGLFVAKFRGAGQGAKALVAELLVGMIAQAARLPVPELALIEVLPEFGRGEPDPEIQDLLKASVGLNMGLRYLDGAFNFQPSVAGDLVDPELAARIVWLDAFTTNPDRTARNPNLLIWERRPWLIDHGAALYAQHKWGSVDETRTRTPFPLIRDHVLLAASGDLRAADAEMAAALSAEVLEEIVAVLPDALLADPAITADFATAPEARERYLRYLTERIQAPRTFVDEAINAREVRRREPPPRLSSRR; encoded by the coding sequence ATGACTGAGCTTCCGGTGTACACGGCCACGCGCTACGTGCAGCCGCTGCGCGAAGGAGGGACCCTTCCCGCGGTGGTGGACACGCATGGCGGTGGGCTGTTCGTGGCCAAGTTCCGCGGCGCGGGACAGGGCGCCAAGGCGCTTGTGGCCGAGCTGCTGGTGGGGATGATCGCGCAGGCCGCGCGGCTGCCCGTGCCGGAGCTGGCGCTGATTGAGGTGCTGCCGGAGTTCGGGCGGGGCGAGCCGGATCCCGAAATCCAGGATCTGCTCAAGGCCAGCGTGGGGCTGAACATGGGGCTGCGCTACCTGGACGGCGCGTTCAACTTTCAGCCGTCGGTCGCGGGCGACCTGGTGGATCCGGAGCTTGCCGCGCGCATCGTGTGGCTGGACGCGTTCACCACCAATCCCGATCGCACGGCGCGCAATCCCAACCTGCTGATCTGGGAGCGCCGGCCGTGGCTCATCGATCACGGGGCGGCCCTTTACGCCCAGCACAAGTGGGGCTCGGTGGACGAGACGCGGACGCGGACGCCGTTTCCGCTGATCCGCGATCACGTGCTGCTGGCCGCGAGCGGTGACCTGCGCGCGGCGGATGCGGAAATGGCCGCGGCTCTCTCCGCTGAGGTGCTCGAGGAGATCGTGGCGGTGCTGCCGGATGCGCTGTTGGCCGATCCCGCGATCACGGCGGACTTTGCTACCGCGCCGGAGGCCCGCGAGCGGTACCTGCGTTATTTGACGGAACGCATCCAGGCTCCGCGGACGTTTGTGGAC